DNA from Kitasatospora herbaricolor:
CCACACCGAGGTCCTCCCCGGATACCACCTGCGTCCGATCAGGGAATCGGACGTCGACCTCGACCACCCCGCCGTCATGGGCTCCCGCGAGCGGCTCTGGGCGCTGTACGGGGAGGCCTGGGGGTGGCCGTCGGCCACCATGTCCTTCGAGGCGGACCGCGCGGACCTCGCCCGGCACGAGCGGGAGATCGAGGCCCATCAGTCCTTCAACTACGCGCTGTTCGACACCGCCGAATCCGCGCTGCTGGGCTGCGTCTACATCGACCCGCCGGAGAAGCCCGGCGCCGACGCCGAGATCTGCTGGTGGGTGGTGGACGGGCTGGCGGGCGGCGAGGTCGAGGCGGCCCTGGACGCGCTGGTCCCGGCCTGGATCTCCGAACGCTGGCCGCTGAAGAATCCCCGGTACATCGGCCGGGACATCTCCTGGTCGGACTGGATCGCCCTGCCCGCACTCGGCTGAGCCGGCGGGGCGTCCGCACCCGGACGGTGGCCCGGGAGTGCGCGCCCGCACGGTGGCCCGGACGTCGGTGGGGGCGGGCCCGGCAGGTCCGTCCCGGGGCCGGCGCCGCGGAAACCACTGCCCCGCGGGAAAGCACTGCCCCGCGGAAAAGCACTGGCTTGCGGGAAAGCACTGCCCCGCAGGGGCCCCGGCACTACGCTCCCGACCATGAGTGCATTCCGCTGGCCCGTCCTCGACGAGGCCCATCAGGCTCTGCGCAGCGCCGTCGCGCAAGTCCCCGCCGACGGTTGGCAGCGGCCGACGCCCGCCGGGCGGTGGACGGTCGCGCAGGTCCTGCAGCACGCCGCCGCCGACCAGCTGGCGTACGCCGCCAGGCTCACCGGCGGGCCCGGGCCTGACTACGACCCGTTCGAGCCGTCGGGCACCATCCCGGGGAGCCCGGCCGAGCTGCTGGAGACGGCCCTGACCGCCTCGGCCGAAGCCTTCGGCGCCGTCGACCCCGCCGATGCCGAGGTGCCCGTCCCGCTCCCGCCGTACACCCTGACGGCGGCCCGCGCGGTGGAGGCGGCCGCACTCGACGCCGCGGTGCACGCCTGGGACATCGCCGTCGCGAGCGGCCTGCGCTCCCCGTTGACGCCGGCGCTGGCGAAGGCCCTGCGACCGGTCGCCGACGACGTGGTCGAGCCGCTCCGCGGCTACGCCTTCGCCTCGGCGCTCGAACCGGCCGCCGGCGCGGACGCGGCCGACGCGCTGCTCAACCACCTCGGCCGCCGGGCCGACTGGAAAGGCTGACCCGAGCAGCGCCCGCGCGGTGGCGACGGGCCCGGGCGGTCCCGCCGTTCGGCCCGACCGGCACCGCCCCTTCACCAACAGCCGGCCCCCAGGCGGCGGCCGGTCGCGTCCTGACCGCATCGGTTCCGCGGCGTCCCGAGGGCCGCCCGACTCCGGTCGCCGCTGCGCACCTCTGCGTGCCCCGGCTGTTCACCCCTGCGCGGGTACGACCGTTCACCAGTCCGTCCACGGCGGCCCCCGCCGCTCACTCGGCCGGGTGAACCCGCAGGTCGGCGCGTGCCCCTGATCAACTCGCTCCAGTTGGCGTTGGGTCCGACGTATGCGAATTCTGTTTCAGGAGCATTGATGCCCAACCCGCGTGACAATTCGACCGATTCCGCACGGACCGGCTCCCCAGGGCTCTTCCGTCGTACCTTCCTCGGGTCCGCCGCGGCGGCCGCCGCCGTGGCCGGCGGCGTCGCCCTCACCGGCAGCCCGGCCGTCGGCGCACCCCGCACGGCGCCCAAGGGCCGCGGCATCGACCCGGACCTGAGCCACGACCTCGCCCGCAAGATGCTGCTGGTCGGGGAGAACGGCGAGGACCTCACGCTGGAGTACCTGCGGATCCTGATCGACGGCCGGCTCCCGGCGCGCGCCCGGCAGAAGAAGGTCCTGATCGTCGGTGCCGGCGTCGCCGGGCTGGCCGCCGCGAGCCTGCTCAAGCAGGCCGGGCACGAGGTGGTGATCATCGAGGCCAACGCCAGCCGGGTCGGCGGCCGGGTCAAGACCTTCCGCGGCTTCCAGGACAAGGCGCTGTACGCGGAGGCCGGCGCCATGCGGCTGCCGGACTTCCACCCGCTGGTCCGCGCCCTGGCCGACAAGCTCGGACTCAAGCGCCGGCTGTTCTACAACGCCGACGTCGCACCCGGCGCCGAGCCCACCGGCTCGGTGCCGCCGGTGGTGTACCGGTCCTTCACCGGGGAGACCTGGTCGAACCGCCCCGACGACTTCACCTTCAAGGCGCCCAAGCTGGACGGCAAGCGCCTGATCCGGGTGAACGGGATGACCACCAGCCGGAACGCCTACGCCGACGCGCCGGACAAGCTGCACAAGACCTTCGGCGTGAACTCGGGCGGCCGCACGATGTCGGACGCCGTCACCGAGGCACTGAAGCCGGTCACGGTGTCCCCCGAGGCCGACATCAACGAGCAGATCGAGGCCTGGGCCAGGATCTTCCAGAAGTACGACGACCACTCCACCCACCGCTACCTGGTGGAGGAGGCGGGCTGGGACCTGGCGCAGATCCAGGCGGCCGGCACCTTGGAGAACCTCACCTCCCGGCTGCACTACTCGCTCATCCCGACCCTCATCGACCACGCGGCGATCAAGCCCACCAACCGCTACTGGGAGCTGGAGGGCGGCACCGACCAGCTGACCGAGGCGATGGCCGCGCCACTGCGCAACGACATCCGGATGGGCCGGCGGATGACCCGGCTCGTCCAGACCGACACCGGCGTCCGGATCGACACCACCGCCGAGAGCGGCGACGAGGAGTCCTTCGACGGCGCTCCGATCGCCCCCACGGAGTCCTTCGAGGGCGACTACGCGATCGTCACCATCCCGTTCAGCGCGCTGCGCTTCTGCTCGGTCGAGCCGCTGATGTCGTACCCGAAGCGCCGCGCCGTGAATGAGCTGCACTACGACTCGGCGACCAAGGTGCTGTTGGAGTTCAAGACCCGGTTCTGGGAGCAGGGGCCGAACGGCTTCACCGGCGGCGGCTGCGTCTCGGACAGCGCGAGCCGGTTCACCTACTTCCCCTCGCACTCCCCCGAGGGGTCGGCCGGCGGCGTGGTGCTGGCCTCCTACAGCTGGTCGGACGACGCGATGCGCTGGGACTCGCTCACCCCGGGCGAGCGGTACGCCTTCGCGCTCGACGACATGGAGCGGATGTTCGGTCCGGTCGTCCGGAGCGAGTTCACCGGGGTCGGCGCGACCCAGTCCTGGGCGCGGGCCCGCTACGCGCTCGGCGAGGCCGTCATCTTCACGCCCGGCCAACTGCACGAACTGCACCCCGCCAGCCGCACGGTGGAGGGCCGGGTGCACTTCGCGGGTGAGCACACCAGCCTGAAGCCGGCCTGGATCGAGGGTGCGCTGGAGTCCGCCGTCCGCACCTTCCTGGAGGTCCACCCGCGCTGACCCGCGGCAGCCGGACGTCCGGGGTGCCGGGCCACCGCTCCCGCCGGGGCGGCGGCCCGGCGCCCCCGGTCCCGCGCGCCCGCCTCCCTCCCGGGAGGGAGGCGGGACCCATCGCGGGCGGGAGGTGCCCGGTCGGCCGCGCTGGAAGAGTCTCCGGTACCGGGCAGGGCGCCCGGGACCAACGGGAGGCCCGCTCATGACCGTTCATCAGTTCCTCGCGTCGGCAGGCCGGACGGGGCTCCGACTGGCCACCGGCATGCTGGCGGGAGCGCTGCTGGCCGCCACCGCGCCGACGGCGGGCGCCGCGACCGCGGCCGGGGTCGCTCCCGGGCCGGCCGCGGCACGCGCCGACGAGGCGGCCCTGCGGCAGGCACTGGCGGACATCGTGGCGGCCGGCGGCTCCACCGCCGCCCTGGCCGAGGTCCACGACGGCGGCCGGACGGTCTGGCGCGGCACGGCCGGCACCGCGGACCTGGCGACCCACGCCCCGGTGCGCGCGGACGGTCACTTCCGGATCGGCAGCATCACCAAGACCTTCGTCGCGACCGTCGTCCTCCAACTGGTCGGCGAGGGCCGCCTGCGGCTGGACGACACCGTGGAGCACCTGCTGCCGGGCGCCGTCCCCGGCGGCACCGGCATCACGCTCCGCCAACTCCTCGACCACACCAGCGGGATACCCGACTACACCGAGGACCCGCGGTTCGAGATGAAGGACGAGGCGGACATCCTGCGCTGGGTCGACACCGGCCGCTGGACCACCTACCGGCCCCGGGAGCTGGTCGACGTCGCGACGGCGCACCCGGCGCTGTTCCCGCCGGGCACCGGCTGGAGCTACTCCAACACCAACTACCTCCTGGCCGGGATGGCCGTCGAGCGGGTCACCGGCCACAGCTGGGAGGAGGAGGTGCGGCGGCGCATCGTCCTCCCGCTGGGCCTGACCGGGACGTCCTTCCCCCGCACCTCGCCCTTCGTCCCGGCGCCGCACGCGCACGGCTACTTCAGCCTGTCCGGCGGCCCGGTGGACGTCACGCTGCGGAACCCCTCGGGCGCCTCGGCCGCCGGCTCCGGCATCTCCACCGCCGCCGACCTGGACCGCTTCCTCGCCGCGCTGCTCGGCGGCCGCCTGCTGCGCCCCGCCGAACTGGCCGAGATGCAGCGGACGACGGAGGTCCGCCCGGGCGTCGGCTACGGCCTGGGCCTGCAGCGGATGGACTCCCCCTGCGGGCCCCTGTTCGGACACACCGGGAGCATCGAGGGCTACCAGTCCGCGCTGGTCGGCACCCGGGACGGCGGTCGGCAGATCGCCCTGTCCTACAACCCGTTCGACCGCAGCAAGGGAGCGGAGCAGCAGCGCGCCGTGCTCGGCCTGCTGGTGAACGCGCTCTGCCCGTCGGCCCCCACCGGCGGCGCCACGCCGAACGGCTGACCGGGCCTGAGCCGGCGGCCGGCCCGCCGCCGGCTCAGGCCTCGGGCGTGATCCGCCCGAGCCGGCGCACCAGCTGCTCCACCGTGTCGGTGGGCGGCCAGGGGAAGTTCGGCAGGCCGGCCCGCAAGGTGACCTGACCGTGCAGGGCCGTCCAGAGCGCGACGGCGTCGCCGAAGGGGTCGTCGCCGGCCGAACGCCCGGCGCGGGCGCAGGCCTCCAGGCTGTCGACCAGGGTCTGGAACGCGAGCAGCCCGTGCGAGGCGCCGGGGCTCGCGCCGTCCGAGTCGTCCGAGTCGTCCGCGCCGGCACCGCCGGCACCGCCGGCACCGCCGGCACCGCCGATGCCTGCGAAGCCCTCCGGGCCGCAGGGGGACTCCTTCTGCTCGGCCCGCGGGGAGCCGAACAGCAGGCGGTAGCGGGCGGGTTCGCGGGTACCGAACTCGACATAGGCGGCGCAGCCCGCGAGCAGTGCCTCGACCGGGTCCTGGTACCCGTCGGAGGCGCCGAGGACGCTCTCGCGCAGCTGGGTGAGCGACTCGACCACGACGGCGTCGACGATGGCGTCCCGGTCGGCGAAGTGGGCGTAGATCGACGGAGCCGCGATGCCGACCTCGCGGGCCACCGAGCGCAGGGTGACGGCCTGGTCGGAGCCGGTGCGGACGATGATCGCGGTCGCCGCCCGGACGATCTCCTCGCGGAGCCGGGGCCCCTCGCCGCGCCGGTTGCGGTGCCGCGTCGGCGCCTGTTCGCCCTGGTCGGGGGCGGCGGCGGGATCCGAGGGCTGCTTGGGCATGGCGGCAACTTTACACCTGTTAGGCGATTGGAGTAGCTTTCCCTCCGCAAGCTTACGCACGTAAGGTTACAGGGGTGAGGAAAGCATGGGCTCTGCCAGCACCACCGACCCGGACCAGGGCCACCCACGACGCTGGGCCGCCCTGGCGGCGCTCTGCACGTCACTCGTGGTGGTCACCATCGACAACACGGTGCTCAACACCGCACTGCCCGCGCTCGCCACCGGGCTCCCGGCCTCCACCGCGGACCTCCAGTGGATCAACAACGCCTACACACTGGTCTTCGCGGCGATGCTGATCACCGCCGGCAGCCTCGGCGCGCGGATGGGCCAGCGCCTGGCCCTGACCGGTGGGCTGACGGTCTTCGCCCTCGGATCCGCGGTCGCCGCGACGGCCGGCTCGGCCGGCCAACTGATCGGACTCCGGGCGGTGATGGGCCTGGGGGCGGCCTTCGTCATGCCGGCCACGCTGTCCACCATCGTGACGCTCTTCGGCCCCCGGGAGCGCCCCAAGGCGATCGCCCTCTGGTCCGCGACGGCCGGGCTCGGCATCGTGATCGGCCCGATCGCGGGCGGCCTGCTGCTGGAGCACTTCTCCTGGAGCAGCGTCTTCTGGATCAACGTGCCGCTGGTCGCGATCGCGCTCGGCGCCGTACTGCTCCTGCTCCCCCCGATGCCCGGCCGGCCGGGAGGCCGACTGGACATCCCCGGCCTGCTGCTGTCGGCGAGCGGGCTGGCCGCACTGGTCGACGTGATCGTCCAGGGGCCCGAGCGCGGCTGGCTCTCCGCCACGTCGCTGGCCGAGGCCGCGGCCGCCGTCCTGCTGCTGGCCGCCTTCGCCGGCTGGGAGCTGCGTACCGCCGAACCGATGGTCGACATCAGGGTCTTCGCGATCCGGGCCTTCAGCCTCGCCGGGGTGCTGCTCGCGGTCACCTTCTTCGCCCTGTTCGGCCTGCTCTTCGTCTTCACCCAGTACCTGCAACTGGTGCACGGCTACAGCCCCTTGAAGGCCGGGCTCGGCGCGGTGCCGTTCGCCCTGGCGATGGCGGCCACCGCGGCGACCAGCGCCAGGACCGCCGCCCGGCTGGGCACCCGGCACACCATCGCCGGCGGTCTCGCCCTGATGTCGCTCGGCCTCGCCGGGGTGTCCCTGGTGAGCACCGGCACGCCGTACCTCGTGATCGCCGCCGCGATGGCCGTGGTGGGCGCCGGCATGGGCCTGATCATGGCGCCGGCCAGTGCGGCGACGGTCAACTCGCTGCCCCGGGAGAAGGCGCCGACGGCCGGCTCGATCAACAGCGTGGTGCGCGAACTCGGCGGTGTGCTGGGTATCGCGGTGGTCGGCACGGTCGTCTCGGCCTCCTACCGGGACCACCTGGAGTCCGCCCTGCCGGGCGCGCCGGCACCGGCCGCGGAGGACCTGACCTCCGCCCACATCGTCGCCGCGCACCTGCCCGCCGAGGCGGCCGGCCGGCTGCTCTCCGCGGCCGACCAGGCCTTCACCACCGCGATGCACGGCGGTACCTGGATCTGCGCCGCGATCACCCTGGTCGGGGCCGTCACCGCCCTGCTCGGGTTCGCCCGGACCGCCCCGGCCGCCCACTCGGCGGACGACCAGCCGGACCTGGGGCAGCCGGACCTGGGGCAGCCCGCGGTCGCCGGGGCGGACCGGACCCCGGCCGGCGCCCGGGGCTGACCCGGTCGGGTCCGGGGCCCGGCCGACGGATGGCCCGGCCGGCCGGGCCCCGGACCGACAGGCTTCGGCACGGTCAGGGCATCGGAGCGGTCAGGCCATCGGAGCGGTCAGCCGATGCCCTGCCGGTCCGGGGCCAGGGCGAAGGCCCGGTTCTCCGGATCGACCACGTGCTCGATCACCGCCCGCTCCAACAGGCTTCGCTGGGAGAGCAGTTGCGATCGCCGACCGGCCGGGGTGATCCGCAGCAGGTCGTCCAGTGCTGCCGTCAGCCGGCGCGTCACCTGGGGATGTCCGGCCCCGCAGATCCGGATCTCGGTGAACGCGAGGTCCACCACGCACTCCCAGTCGGGCACCGGCACGACCAGCCGCACCACCCCGTGGCGGTCCCGGAACTGGAGGTCGCCGAAGCTCTCCTGGACGAGCATGCCGAGCAGTTGGTGGATCCGGTCGACGGCCTGCACGGCGGTGGTCGGGTCGTTGACGGCCGGCGACAGCGCCCGGATCGCGATGTCCACCAGTTGCCGGAGCCCGAAGGTGAGGTCCTGGTGCATCGTCCGTTCGACGCCGACGTTCAGCGCCGAGGCGATCCGCCAGGGGCGCGGCGGGGAGCCGCCGGAGACCCGGACGATCGGGGTGCCCGGGGTGATGAAGTCCCCGATCCTCGGCACCATGTGGAACACCAGGTCACGCCTGCGCGCCAGGCGGACCAGCCGGCGGATGTTGAGGTCGCGCAGCGCGCCCGAGCGGCCCTCGTGGAGCAGCGTCAGCGCGTTCGCGGGCTCGGCCGGCGGGTCCCCGTCCGGCGGCACCAGCCGGTACTGTCCGATGACGGCCACCGACTCGGTCGCCACCCGGTCGATCACGTGCGGCACCCGCAGCAGCCGCATCATCGACTGCACGTACAGCACGAACAACGCCAGACTGAGGACGACCAGCAGAGTCGCCATCAGCCCGGAGAACACCGGTACCGAGGTGACCTTGCCCGGATCGGTCTCGTCGTCGTAGCTCAGCTGCACCAGCAGCGCGTACAGGAAGGTGGCCAGGCAGACCGAGAAGGTCGCCTTGGTCAGCCGGCTGCGGACGTAGAGCCGCAGCACCCGCGGACTGAACTGGCTGGCCGCCATCTGGAGCGCGACCAACGAGATCGAGAAGACCACGCCGATGAACGTGAGCATCGCCGAACTGACGCTGGAGACCACGCTCTTGGCGGCGGTGTCGAAGCGCATCAGCTCGCTCGCCGAGCCGGTCTCGGCGATCGTGGCGGCGACGACCGCCTCGTCCGCCCAGGCGGTCAGCCCGGCCAGCAGGACGGCGCCGACACAGGTGAGCAGCGGGGCGAACCAGAAGGACTCGCGCAGGTGGTCGCGCAGCGGTGACAGCGGCCGGTAGCGCGGCCCGGCCCGGCGCAGCCTGAGCCGGCCGGGCCGGTGCCCGCCCTGCCGGCTGCCGGCCGGAGCGGGACCGCCCGGGCCACGACCGCCCGGGCCACGACCGCTCGGGTCACCGTCGCTCGGGTCACGGTCGCTGGGCCGGCGGTCGCTCATCGGCCCAGGGTAGGAGCCCGGACGCGGTTCGCCCGGCGCGGCACGCGGACGCCCCCTGACGGCGCCGGCCACCGGCGCCCCCGGTCACCGCGGGCGCCGGGCGCCGGCCGTCCCCGCCCCCGGGACAATGGTGACCGGCGGCAGGCAGCCGCCGGTCACCACCCGCCGGGCCGCAGGGGCCCGCGCGCGGGGAGCGAGGAGTGGGCATGGCCAGGGAATTCGAGATCCGGCGCGAGGTCCTGCTGCCGGCGACGCCGGAGCAGGTCTTCGAGGCGGTCACGACCGGCACCGGCGGCCGGCTGTTCCCCGTGGCGGACGAGGCCGGTGCCACCCCGGGGCCGCATGCCCCCGGGGTGACGGCCTGGGAGCCGCCGGGCCGCTTCGCGGTCCGCACCGAGGGCGAGGGCGGCCGGTTCGACGCCCTGGAGTACCTGATCGAGCCGCGCGGCGAGGGCGGCGCCCGGCTGCGGTACACCCACGGCGGTGTCTTCGCGGAGGACTACGACACCCGGTACGAGAGCTGCGAGAAGCACACCGACCTCCATCTGCACACCCTGGGGCAGTACCTGCGTCACTTCGCCGGGCGCCCGGCGGTGGTCCTCGACGTCCAGGGGCCCGCGGCCTCGGCCGGCGCGGACGGGTTCGAGCTGCTGCTGGACGAGCTGCACCTCGACCAGGAGGTCCGGGTGGGCGACCGGCTGAGCCTGGACCTGCCGGAGATCGGCGTGCTGGACGCCGAGGTGGACTACCGCACCCCGCAGTTCCTGGGGCTGCGGGCCCAGGACGGGCTCTACCGCTTCTTCGGCCGCAACGCCTTCGGCGCCCCGGTCGGCGTGACCCTGCACCTGTTCGGCGAGGACGCCGACCGGGCGGGCACCGGGCAGGCCTGGCAGGCCTGGTTGGACGGCCTGTACGCGGGATAGTCCCCGCCGGTCCCCCACCTACGCCCCGCCTCGCAGCGGGGGCCGCCGGCTCCCGCTCGCCTACCCGCCCAGGGCCCGGCGCAGCGTCAGCGCGTCCGGGGCGACGGCGGTGAGCAGGCTCGCGTCCGCCCCCGGCAGGGCCAGCCAGGCGCTGCCCTCCGCCGGGGCGGGAGCGGGGTCGGGGGCGCTCCCGGGCCCGACCAGCAGCAGTTGCCCGGCCGTCCGGTGCCCGGCGAGGACGGCGGGGCCGTCCCAGCCGGGAGCGCCGGGGCCGAGGTCGGTCTGCTGGTCGAGCAGCAGCCGGCCGGCCCGCCGGACGGTCAGCCGGGAGGTGAGGCGTCCGGGCGGCCGGCCGCGGGCCCGGTCGTGGTGGCGGCCGAGGACCTGCTCCTCGCGGTAGCGCAGCCCGGCGCCCGGCGCCAGGGTGATCCGGGTGTGCAGGACGAGGTGGCTGCCGGCGGCGGCGACGACCTGTTCGGGCAGCCACTCCAGCCGGGCCCCCTCCCCCACCGTGAGGTCGACGTCGTAGTGGGCGGGTCCTGGCCCCGGCAGGCTGATGGTGGCCGCGGCGCTGGTGACCCGCATGGCGGCGCCGGCCCGGACGTCGACCGTCACGCCGAGCCGGTCGCCGCCGAGCGGGGCGGCCATCGAGCCGACCAGCACCACGTGCGCGGCCGGGCCGCTGCCCCGCGTACGGCGCGGGGCGAGCGGGCCGGCCCCGGCCAGCACGGGCAGGTCGGTGCCGCCGCGCCCGTCCGGCCCGGCGGTGATCCGGGCCCGCGCGGTGAGGGCGCCGGCGGCGGGCGGGGCGGTGGCGGTCACCTGGCGGCGGCCCAGTCGGCCAGCCGGGCCCGGACCCACCGGGCGACGGGCGCGACTCCGTCCGGGGCGGTCAGGGCGCAGAAGACGGTGGGCAGCTCGCCGCGCTGGGCCTCGGCGTCCCGGGCCATCACCCCGAGGTCGGCGCCGACCAGCGGCGCGAGGTCGGTCTTGTTGATCACCAGCAGGTCGGAACTGATGACGCCGGGGCCGCCCTTGCGGGGGATCTTGTCGCCGCCGGAGACGTCGATGACGAAGATCTGGTGGTCGACCAGGCCCCGGCTGAAGGTGGCGGTGAGGTTGTCGCCGCCGGACTCGACCAGCACCAGGTCGAGCGGGCCGAGGGCCTCCTCCAGTTCCTCGACGGCCTCCAGGTTGGCGGAGATGTCGTCCCGGATGGCGGTGTGCGGGCAGCAGCCGGTCTCGACGGCGCTGATCCGCTCGGGCGGCAGGACGGCGTTGCGGAGCAGGAACTCGGCGTCCTCGGTGGTGTAGATGTCGTTGGTGACGACGGCCAGCGAGAACTCCTCGCGCAGGGCCCGGCAGAGTGCCGCGACGGTGGCGGTCTTGCCGGAGCCGACCGGGCCGCCCAGGCCGATCCGCAGCGCCCGCCGGGTGGCGGGGCGCGGGGCGGCGGCGGGGCCGCGGGGCGCGTGCACGACGCCGGGGCCGTTCGGCTCGGTGAAGGTGTGCCGGGTGGGGGCGTCGACGTGGTCGACGTGGTCACGATGCAAAGAGCCGGACCTTCCAGGAGTGGTGCTGCTCGGCGTAGAGGTCGAGCAGGGGGGCGGAGGCGGCGGGCAGCCGGTCGACGTCGTGGTGGCCCGCGGCCTCGACGGCCGCCGCGGCGACGGCGTCGAGCTGCGGGCCGAGCCGGGCGAGGGCGGCGGCGACCTCGTACGGGTCGAGCCCGAGCAGCCGGACGCAGGCGGTGGCGGGGCCGTTGACGCTCTCGTAGGCGGCGACGGCCGCCGCCCCGCCGGGGGTGAGGCCGGCGGCGCGGGCGGCGACGCCGAGGACGACGGGCTGGTGGGCACCGCGCGGGTGTGCGGCGGCCAGCCGGTCGAGGTCGGGGTGCGGCCAGGCCGCCCGGGCCGCCCGCAGGAGTTGGCGGCCCAGGCGCCGGCTGGTGGCCCGCAGGGCGGGTGCCGGGGTGCGCGCGTCGGCGGCCTCGTCGAGTTCGGCGTGGCCCTGCCCGGTGGCGGCCGCCGCGGCCAGGCCGGCCGCGGTGAGGCCGCTGGTGTGCAGGCGGCCGGTGAGGAAGGCCGCCATGCTGGTGCTGTCGTGGACCCGGCCGG
Protein-coding regions in this window:
- a CDS encoding GNAT family N-acetyltransferase — translated: MSWLPEDFVHPVHTEVLPGYHLRPIRESDVDLDHPAVMGSRERLWALYGEAWGWPSATMSFEADRADLARHEREIEAHQSFNYALFDTAESALLGCVYIDPPEKPGADAEICWWVVDGLAGGEVEAALDALVPAWISERWPLKNPRYIGRDISWSDWIALPALG
- a CDS encoding TIGR03086 family metal-binding protein, which codes for MSAFRWPVLDEAHQALRSAVAQVPADGWQRPTPAGRWTVAQVLQHAAADQLAYAARLTGGPGPDYDPFEPSGTIPGSPAELLETALTASAEAFGAVDPADAEVPVPLPPYTLTAARAVEAAALDAAVHAWDIAVASGLRSPLTPALAKALRPVADDVVEPLRGYAFASALEPAAGADAADALLNHLGRRADWKG
- a CDS encoding flavin monoamine oxidase family protein → MPNPRDNSTDSARTGSPGLFRRTFLGSAAAAAAVAGGVALTGSPAVGAPRTAPKGRGIDPDLSHDLARKMLLVGENGEDLTLEYLRILIDGRLPARARQKKVLIVGAGVAGLAAASLLKQAGHEVVIIEANASRVGGRVKTFRGFQDKALYAEAGAMRLPDFHPLVRALADKLGLKRRLFYNADVAPGAEPTGSVPPVVYRSFTGETWSNRPDDFTFKAPKLDGKRLIRVNGMTTSRNAYADAPDKLHKTFGVNSGGRTMSDAVTEALKPVTVSPEADINEQIEAWARIFQKYDDHSTHRYLVEEAGWDLAQIQAAGTLENLTSRLHYSLIPTLIDHAAIKPTNRYWELEGGTDQLTEAMAAPLRNDIRMGRRMTRLVQTDTGVRIDTTAESGDEESFDGAPIAPTESFEGDYAIVTIPFSALRFCSVEPLMSYPKRRAVNELHYDSATKVLLEFKTRFWEQGPNGFTGGGCVSDSASRFTYFPSHSPEGSAGGVVLASYSWSDDAMRWDSLTPGERYAFALDDMERMFGPVVRSEFTGVGATQSWARARYALGEAVIFTPGQLHELHPASRTVEGRVHFAGEHTSLKPAWIEGALESAVRTFLEVHPR
- a CDS encoding serine hydrolase domain-containing protein, translating into MTVHQFLASAGRTGLRLATGMLAGALLAATAPTAGAATAAGVAPGPAAARADEAALRQALADIVAAGGSTAALAEVHDGGRTVWRGTAGTADLATHAPVRADGHFRIGSITKTFVATVVLQLVGEGRLRLDDTVEHLLPGAVPGGTGITLRQLLDHTSGIPDYTEDPRFEMKDEADILRWVDTGRWTTYRPRELVDVATAHPALFPPGTGWSYSNTNYLLAGMAVERVTGHSWEEEVRRRIVLPLGLTGTSFPRTSPFVPAPHAHGYFSLSGGPVDVTLRNPSGASAAGSGISTAADLDRFLAALLGGRLLRPAELAEMQRTTEVRPGVGYGLGLQRMDSPCGPLFGHTGSIEGYQSALVGTRDGGRQIALSYNPFDRSKGAEQQRAVLGLLVNALCPSAPTGGATPNG
- a CDS encoding TetR/AcrR family transcriptional regulator, whose amino-acid sequence is MPKQPSDPAAAPDQGEQAPTRHRNRRGEGPRLREEIVRAATAIIVRTGSDQAVTLRSVAREVGIAAPSIYAHFADRDAIVDAVVVESLTQLRESVLGASDGYQDPVEALLAGCAAYVEFGTREPARYRLLFGSPRAEQKESPCGPEGFAGIGGAGGAGGAGGAGADDSDDSDGASPGASHGLLAFQTLVDSLEACARAGRSAGDDPFGDAVALWTALHGQVTLRAGLPNFPWPPTDTVEQLVRRLGRITPEA
- a CDS encoding MFS transporter, whose translation is MGSASTTDPDQGHPRRWAALAALCTSLVVVTIDNTVLNTALPALATGLPASTADLQWINNAYTLVFAAMLITAGSLGARMGQRLALTGGLTVFALGSAVAATAGSAGQLIGLRAVMGLGAAFVMPATLSTIVTLFGPRERPKAIALWSATAGLGIVIGPIAGGLLLEHFSWSSVFWINVPLVAIALGAVLLLLPPMPGRPGGRLDIPGLLLSASGLAALVDVIVQGPERGWLSATSLAEAAAAVLLLAAFAGWELRTAEPMVDIRVFAIRAFSLAGVLLAVTFFALFGLLFVFTQYLQLVHGYSPLKAGLGAVPFALAMAATAATSARTAARLGTRHTIAGGLALMSLGLAGVSLVSTGTPYLVIAAAMAVVGAGMGLIMAPASAATVNSLPREKAPTAGSINSVVRELGGVLGIAVVGTVVSASYRDHLESALPGAPAPAAEDLTSAHIVAAHLPAEAAGRLLSAADQAFTTAMHGGTWICAAITLVGAVTALLGFARTAPAAHSADDQPDLGQPDLGQPAVAGADRTPAGARG
- a CDS encoding DUF2254 domain-containing protein: MSDRRPSDRDPSDGDPSGRGPGGRGPGGPAPAGSRQGGHRPGRLRLRRAGPRYRPLSPLRDHLRESFWFAPLLTCVGAVLLAGLTAWADEAVVAATIAETGSASELMRFDTAAKSVVSSVSSAMLTFIGVVFSISLVALQMAASQFSPRVLRLYVRSRLTKATFSVCLATFLYALLVQLSYDDETDPGKVTSVPVFSGLMATLLVVLSLALFVLYVQSMMRLLRVPHVIDRVATESVAVIGQYRLVPPDGDPPAEPANALTLLHEGRSGALRDLNIRRLVRLARRRDLVFHMVPRIGDFITPGTPIVRVSGGSPPRPWRIASALNVGVERTMHQDLTFGLRQLVDIAIRALSPAVNDPTTAVQAVDRIHQLLGMLVQESFGDLQFRDRHGVVRLVVPVPDWECVVDLAFTEIRICGAGHPQVTRRLTAALDDLLRITPAGRRSQLLSQRSLLERAVIEHVVDPENRAFALAPDRQGIG
- a CDS encoding SRPBCC domain-containing protein, with protein sequence MAREFEIRREVLLPATPEQVFEAVTTGTGGRLFPVADEAGATPGPHAPGVTAWEPPGRFAVRTEGEGGRFDALEYLIEPRGEGGARLRYTHGGVFAEDYDTRYESCEKHTDLHLHTLGQYLRHFAGRPAVVLDVQGPAASAGADGFELLLDELHLDQEVRVGDRLSLDLPEIGVLDAEVDYRTPQFLGLRAQDGLYRFFGRNAFGAPVGVTLHLFGEDADRAGTGQAWQAWLDGLYAG
- a CDS encoding urease accessory protein UreD; translated protein: MTATAPPAAGALTARARITAGPDGRGGTDLPVLAGAGPLAPRRTRGSGPAAHVVLVGSMAAPLGGDRLGVTVDVRAGAAMRVTSAAATISLPGPGPAHYDVDLTVGEGARLEWLPEQVVAAAGSHLVLHTRITLAPGAGLRYREEQVLGRHHDRARGRPPGRLTSRLTVRRAGRLLLDQQTDLGPGAPGWDGPAVLAGHRTAGQLLLVGPGSAPDPAPAPAEGSAWLALPGADASLLTAVAPDALTLRRALGG
- the ureG gene encoding urease accessory protein UreG, giving the protein MHRDHVDHVDAPTRHTFTEPNGPGVVHAPRGPAAAPRPATRRALRIGLGGPVGSGKTATVAALCRALREEFSLAVVTNDIYTTEDAEFLLRNAVLPPERISAVETGCCPHTAIRDDISANLEAVEELEEALGPLDLVLVESGGDNLTATFSRGLVDHQIFVIDVSGGDKIPRKGGPGVISSDLLVINKTDLAPLVGADLGVMARDAEAQRGELPTVFCALTAPDGVAPVARWVRARLADWAAAR